A single Tuberibacillus sp. Marseille-P3662 DNA region contains:
- a CDS encoding carbamoyl phosphate synthase small subunit: protein MTQRQLVLEDGSVFVGQSLGAESICDGEVVFNTGMTGYQEILSDPSYSGQIVAMTYPLIGNYGLHRDDFESLHPAIAGLVVKEAANAPSHWRSEQSLHDLLVAKDIPGISGIDTRQLTRKIRSHGTLKGRLCDGDVAVDQVVADLKTYQLPTGQVKRVSTPTMYTSPGSGPRIVLYDFGMKKGILRACQQREMDVLVVPYNTPAAEVLEYQPDGVFLSNGPGDPKDVPEAIAAVRELMEQLPVFGICLGHQIMALAAGADTIKMTFGHRGANHPVKDLQSGKFYMTSQNHGYTVDPDSLHGTGFEVSHKAVNDGTVEGLVHQTLPAASVQFHPEAAPGPDDFTEWFDRFLTTLQRQPKRGVQYA, encoded by the coding sequence ATGACGCAGCGGCAACTTGTATTAGAAGATGGTTCCGTTTTTGTTGGACAGTCACTTGGGGCTGAGTCTATTTGTGATGGTGAAGTTGTTTTTAATACAGGGATGACTGGGTATCAAGAAATTTTGTCGGATCCATCGTATTCCGGTCAAATTGTTGCCATGACTTACCCGCTTATCGGTAATTATGGTCTTCATCGTGACGATTTTGAATCACTTCACCCTGCGATAGCGGGTTTAGTGGTGAAAGAAGCGGCTAATGCACCTAGTCACTGGCGCAGTGAGCAGTCCCTACACGACTTACTAGTTGCTAAAGATATCCCAGGTATTTCAGGGATTGACACCCGGCAATTGACGCGTAAAATCCGAAGCCATGGGACATTAAAAGGACGCCTTTGTGATGGGGATGTAGCGGTTGATCAAGTTGTGGCGGACTTAAAGACGTATCAGCTCCCTACCGGTCAAGTGAAGCGAGTATCCACACCGACAATGTACACCAGTCCAGGCTCTGGACCGCGTATTGTTCTGTACGACTTTGGTATGAAGAAAGGGATCCTGCGAGCCTGTCAACAGCGGGAGATGGATGTCCTTGTCGTTCCTTATAATACACCAGCGGCTGAGGTTTTAGAGTACCAACCTGATGGTGTTTTCTTAAGCAATGGTCCAGGAGATCCCAAAGACGTTCCTGAAGCCATTGCTGCTGTCCGAGAATTGATGGAGCAGCTCCCTGTTTTCGGTATCTGTCTCGGCCATCAAATCATGGCCTTGGCAGCGGGTGCCGATACGATAAAGATGACGTTTGGCCATAGAGGAGCCAACCATCCGGTAAAGGATTTGCAATCAGGCAAGTTTTATATGACCTCACAAAATCACGGTTATACGGTTGATCCTGATTCATTGCACGGGACAGGATTTGAGGTGTCACATAAGGCAGTGAATGATGGGACGGTTGAAGGACTCGTGCATCAAACGCTGCCAGCAGCTAGCGTTCAGTTCCATCCAGAAGCAGCACCGGGACCGGACGATTTCACGGAATGGTTTGACCGATTCCTAACGACACTACAACGCCAGCCAAAGAGAGGAGTTCAATATGCCTAA
- a CDS encoding dihydroorotase codes for MGLLLKSGQVYSNGCIEQKDVFIEGGIIRRISDHIPKDGQDVIDAEGLLVTPGFVDVHVHLREPGGEHKETIRTGTKAAAKGGFTTVCAMPNTNPVPDNDETMVQLHHTIQRQAVVDVLPYASITQGLSGHTLSDFRSLKEAGAFAFTDDGVGVQSASMMLEAMQRAANLDMPVVAHCEENSLINDGCVHDGWFAREHGLRGIPNVCEATQVARDVLLAEAAGVHYHVCHVSTKETVRVIRDAKRAGIRVTAEVTPHHLLLTENDIPDLDPNFKMNPPLRSVADREALIEGLLDGTIDMIATDHAPHAAEEKAQGMEKAPFGIVGLETAFSLLYSHLVQRGVLTLEQLLERLAHIPAQIFGVNGGILMEGGPADVTFIDLSQEQVIQPHEQVSKGQNTPFMGWSCHGLPVMTLKAGRAVYEQRRLIV; via the coding sequence ATGGGGCTTTTATTAAAGTCGGGTCAAGTCTATAGCAACGGCTGTATCGAGCAAAAAGATGTGTTCATTGAAGGAGGTATCATCCGGAGGATATCTGATCATATACCAAAAGATGGGCAAGATGTGATTGATGCCGAAGGACTATTGGTGACACCGGGATTTGTTGACGTACACGTTCATCTGCGCGAACCAGGTGGTGAACACAAAGAAACGATCCGGACGGGCACAAAGGCCGCAGCTAAAGGGGGATTCACAACCGTTTGCGCGATGCCAAACACGAACCCAGTTCCCGATAACGATGAAACCATGGTGCAATTACACCATACGATTCAACGTCAAGCGGTTGTGGATGTCTTGCCGTATGCTTCAATTACACAAGGCTTATCTGGGCATACGTTAAGTGATTTCCGGAGTTTGAAGGAAGCAGGGGCTTTTGCGTTTACCGATGATGGTGTCGGTGTGCAATCGGCAAGTATGATGCTTGAGGCCATGCAGCGGGCAGCTAATTTAGATATGCCGGTCGTCGCGCACTGTGAGGAGAATTCGTTAATCAACGATGGCTGTGTCCATGATGGGTGGTTTGCCCGTGAACATGGATTACGAGGGATACCGAACGTTTGTGAAGCGACACAGGTGGCTCGCGACGTCTTGTTAGCAGAAGCAGCAGGCGTTCACTATCATGTCTGTCACGTGAGCACGAAAGAAACGGTCCGGGTGATTCGCGATGCAAAACGTGCTGGAATTCGGGTGACGGCCGAAGTGACACCGCACCATCTGTTATTGACAGAAAATGATATTCCGGATTTGGATCCTAATTTTAAAATGAATCCACCGCTTAGAAGTGTAGCTGATCGCGAAGCACTCATTGAAGGTTTGCTTGATGGCACCATTGATATGATCGCGACGGATCATGCCCCACATGCCGCTGAAGAGAAAGCACAAGGGATGGAAAAAGCGCCGTTCGGTATTGTCGGCTTAGAAACAGCCTTTTCTCTACTATACAGTCATCTTGTGCAAAGAGGAGTATTGACCTTAGAGCAGTTGCTTGAACGGTTAGCGCATATTCCTGCCCAGATATTCGGAGTGAATGGTGGGATCTTAATGGAAGGCGGTCCAGCTGATGTGACATTCATTGACTTATCTCAAGAACAGGTGATTCAACCTCATGAACAGGTTTCCAAAGGTCAAAACACACCGTTCATGGGTTGGTCGTGTCATGGACTACCCGTCATGACCCTTAAAGCAGGCCGGGCGGTTTATGAACAAAGGAGGCTAATTGTATGA
- a CDS encoding aspartate carbamoyltransferase catalytic subunit — protein sequence MADLVRLADLRTEDIETILDGARKIKQAGESMKHNGVIANLFFEPSTRTRTSFEVAEKRLGFHPLNVDEITSSIQKGESLYDTIRTLEATGIDAVVIRHTQNEYYQDLQGRLSIPMINAGDGCGDHPTQTLLDLLTIQESFIVFQGLKVAIIGDLRHSRVAKSNAETLHRLGADVILSGPAEWYNDRLPGRYVPVDEAMAQADVVYMLRIQHERHQGIMDLTSEDYHEQFGLTMTRAEAMKPGAIIMHPAPVNRGVELDSRLIESNNSRIFSQIHNGVPVRMAVIEWAIGQLKEEMNDGAFIKVGSSL from the coding sequence ATGGCTGACTTAGTTCGATTGGCTGATCTTAGGACAGAAGATATTGAAACCATTCTGGATGGGGCGCGCAAGATCAAACAAGCGGGTGAATCAATGAAGCATAATGGTGTCATCGCTAATCTGTTTTTTGAGCCAAGCACTCGAACGCGCACGAGTTTTGAGGTGGCTGAGAAACGTTTGGGTTTCCATCCCTTAAATGTGGATGAAATCACCTCAAGTATTCAAAAAGGGGAAAGTCTATATGACACAATCCGAACATTAGAGGCAACGGGGATTGATGCGGTCGTGATTAGACACACACAGAATGAGTATTACCAAGATCTTCAGGGTCGGCTTTCTATTCCGATGATCAATGCCGGTGACGGGTGTGGCGATCACCCCACCCAAACATTATTAGATTTATTAACGATACAGGAATCATTTATTGTGTTTCAAGGTTTAAAAGTGGCGATCATTGGTGATTTGCGCCATAGCCGAGTGGCGAAATCGAATGCGGAAACATTGCATCGACTGGGTGCCGATGTCATTTTAAGTGGCCCAGCAGAATGGTATAATGACAGGCTTCCTGGAAGATATGTACCGGTGGACGAAGCGATGGCTCAGGCTGATGTTGTTTATATGTTACGGATCCAGCATGAGCGTCATCAAGGCATCATGGATTTAACGTCTGAAGATTATCATGAGCAATTTGGTTTAACCATGACAAGAGCTGAAGCGATGAAGCCCGGTGCTATTATTATGCATCCGGCACCTGTCAACCGCGGTGTTGAGCTTGACAGTCGCTTGATTGAGTCGAATAATTCGCGGATTTTCTCACAAATCCATAACGGCGTTCCTGTAAGAATGGCCGTTATTGAATGGGCCATTGGTCAACTTAAGGAGGAGATGAATGATGGGGCTTTTATTAAAGTCGGGTCAAGTCTATAG
- the pyrR gene encoding bifunctional pyr operon transcriptional regulator/uracil phosphoribosyltransferase PyrR produces the protein MEKIILDEPAIRRALTRLAHEVIEKNKGIDHVILVGIKTRGVHIATRLAEKIEQIETQSVLSGDIDITLYRDDLSEKTADHQPEIRATDIPADIHGKHVILVDDVLYTGRTARAGMDAIMDLGRPASIQLAVLIDRGHRELPIRPDFIGKNVPTSNAEIVSVKVQEVEGRDEVSIHSQQ, from the coding sequence TTGGAAAAAATCATTCTTGACGAGCCAGCGATTCGTCGGGCGTTAACCCGGTTGGCGCATGAGGTTATCGAAAAAAACAAGGGTATTGATCATGTTATTTTAGTAGGCATTAAAACTCGCGGCGTTCATATTGCAACAAGGCTTGCGGAAAAAATTGAACAAATCGAAACGCAATCGGTGCTCAGTGGCGATATTGATATTACATTGTATCGCGATGATTTAAGTGAGAAGACCGCGGATCATCAACCAGAAATTCGAGCAACTGATATTCCTGCTGATATCCATGGCAAACACGTTATTTTAGTGGATGATGTCCTTTACACCGGAAGAACCGCACGTGCCGGAATGGATGCCATTATGGACTTGGGACGGCCAGCATCCATTCAACTGGCCGTCCTGATTGACCGTGGTCATCGAGAATTACCGATTAGGCCAGATTTCATCGGTAAGAACGTGCCAACATCGAATGCGGAAATTGTATCCGTTAAGGTTCAGGAAGTCGAAGGTCGAGATGAAGTCAGTATCCATTCACAACAATAA
- a CDS encoding RluA family pseudouridine synthase: MSQIELAVDENASGQRIDKFLQEQLEDQSRTHIQDLIKNGQVQVNQHPVKSNYKIQSRDSIEMKLPDQEAPTIEPETIPLDIIDEDEDVLVVNKPRGMVVHPAPGHTKGTLVNALLAYCHELSGINGMMRPGIVHRIDKETSGLLVVAKNDKAHAALAEQIKAKSVYRAYQAIVHGVLERDQAAINAPIGRHPKNRKKMAVTPKNSKAAVTHFTVLERYSHFTFVQCRLETGRTHQIRVHMDYIGHPVAGDPKYGPRKTLAIDGQALHASELGFIHPGTKAFVQYQAPLPEDMYQAIGQARENTY, from the coding sequence ATGAGTCAAATTGAGCTTGCCGTTGATGAAAATGCATCGGGACAACGGATTGATAAATTTTTACAAGAACAACTTGAGGATCAATCGCGAACGCACATTCAAGACTTGATAAAAAACGGTCAAGTACAAGTCAATCAGCATCCCGTGAAATCGAATTATAAAATACAAAGTCGTGACTCAATTGAAATGAAGCTCCCGGATCAAGAAGCTCCAACAATTGAACCTGAGACGATTCCTTTGGATATCATTGATGAAGATGAGGATGTTTTAGTGGTTAATAAGCCGCGGGGAATGGTTGTTCATCCTGCTCCGGGGCACACAAAGGGTACCCTTGTTAACGCACTTTTGGCTTATTGTCATGAACTGTCGGGGATCAATGGTATGATGCGACCGGGTATTGTTCATCGGATTGATAAGGAGACATCAGGTTTACTTGTCGTTGCCAAAAATGATAAAGCGCATGCTGCCTTGGCAGAACAAATAAAAGCAAAATCGGTTTATCGTGCCTATCAAGCGATTGTTCACGGCGTTCTTGAGCGTGATCAGGCAGCCATTAACGCTCCAATTGGGCGCCATCCCAAGAATCGCAAAAAAATGGCAGTAACCCCAAAGAACAGTAAAGCGGCTGTCACTCATTTTACTGTCTTGGAGCGATATTCCCATTTCACGTTTGTTCAATGCCGGTTAGAAACCGGCCGGACGCACCAAATTCGCGTTCATATGGATTACATTGGCCATCCGGTCGCGGGTGATCCGAAATATGGTCCTAGAAAGACGCTAGCTATTGATGGGCAAGCCTTGCATGCTTCAGAACTCGGTTTTATCCATCCGGGAACAAAAGCGTTCGTGCAATATCAAGCTCCTTTACCAGAGGATATGTATCAAGCTATAGGGCAAGCTCGTGAAAATACGTATTGA
- the lspA gene encoding signal peptidase II, whose amino-acid sequence MIYYLITLIILGLDQLTKYIVAATMDIGQSLPVIRDFLYWTSSRNTGAAWNILEGQMWFFYIITIIVAFVVIYYIHTVGRYHPLLGVALALILGGTLGNFIDRIFRGAVVDFIDVYLGSYSYPIFNLADSSLVVGAILLLVYTYLDAKKEKRQHESN is encoded by the coding sequence TTGATTTACTATTTAATAACATTGATCATCTTGGGGTTGGATCAACTGACGAAATACATTGTCGCAGCAACAATGGACATCGGGCAAAGCCTTCCGGTCATACGTGACTTTTTATATTGGACCTCTTCACGAAACACAGGCGCAGCATGGAATATTTTAGAAGGTCAAATGTGGTTTTTTTATATTATCACGATCATTGTAGCGTTTGTGGTGATCTATTATATACATACTGTAGGTCGTTATCATCCCTTACTTGGCGTGGCTCTTGCTTTAATTCTAGGAGGCACCCTTGGCAACTTTATCGATCGAATTTTTCGCGGTGCTGTTGTGGATTTCATTGATGTTTATTTGGGTTCATATAGCTATCCAATCTTTAATTTAGCGGATTCGTCCCTCGTGGTGGGAGCCATCTTGTTATTGGTTTATACATATTTAGATGCCAAAAAGGAGAAACGTCAACATGAGTCAAATTGA
- a CDS encoding DivIVA domain-containing protein, translated as MPLTPLDIHNKAFTKSFRGYDEDEVNDFLDQVIKDYEAMIREKKELESKVSELEEKLGHFSDIESTLNKSILVAQETAEEVKQNAQKEGRLIVKEAEKNADRIINESLEKSRKIAIDMDEMKKQANVFRTRFKTLVEAQLEMLNKDDWDDLNKVLEDQIPEEYQTADSE; from the coding sequence ATGCCATTAACACCGTTAGATATTCATAATAAAGCATTTACAAAATCGTTTCGTGGCTATGATGAAGATGAAGTTAATGATTTTCTGGACCAAGTCATTAAGGACTATGAAGCGATGATTCGTGAAAAGAAGGAGCTTGAAAGTAAAGTCTCAGAATTAGAAGAGAAGCTGGGACATTTTTCTGATATTGAGTCAACGCTTAATAAATCCATTCTAGTGGCTCAGGAAACCGCTGAAGAAGTGAAGCAGAATGCGCAAAAAGAAGGGCGTCTCATTGTCAAAGAAGCCGAGAAAAATGCGGATCGCATTATTAATGAATCATTGGAAAAATCAAGAAAAATCGCAATCGACATGGATGAGATGAAAAAGCAAGCCAATGTTTTTCGGACGCGTTTCAAAACACTTGTCGAAGCGCAGTTGGAGATGCTAAATAAGGATGACTGGGATGATCTTAACAAGGTGCTTGAAGATCAAATTCCAGAGGAATATCAAACTGCTGATTCCGAATAA
- a CDS encoding YlmH family RNA-binding protein, whose translation MGSSIYQHFRPEERPFIDQVLEWQTTVLDQYHPKLTDFLDPREQNIIRSVIGSHSELTIDMSGGINKAERQRALFLPPYVTVEPDEYKLCLFELNYPHRFATITHRELLGSLMGLGLRREKFGDLLFADGRIQFVAAAEIAEFIRLNLKQIGQHTVSCEPTAWGEAIVPQHHWQEQSGTVSSLRLDVVLAEIYNLPRGKVSQAIQQQRVKVNWRIVDKPAYMLRAGDYVSLRKVGRSHLSRVGEPTRKGRLPISYELLK comes from the coding sequence ATGGGATCGTCTATATACCAACATTTTCGGCCGGAAGAACGGCCATTTATCGATCAAGTGTTAGAATGGCAGACAACGGTGTTGGATCAATATCATCCCAAATTAACGGATTTTCTTGATCCAAGGGAGCAAAATATTATTAGGAGTGTCATCGGGAGCCATTCCGAACTGACTATTGACATGTCAGGTGGCATTAACAAAGCTGAGCGCCAACGGGCCTTGTTTTTGCCTCCTTATGTCACAGTGGAACCGGATGAGTACAAGCTTTGCTTATTTGAATTGAATTATCCGCATCGATTTGCGACCATTACACATCGTGAACTTTTGGGTTCGTTGATGGGACTGGGGTTGCGCCGTGAGAAATTCGGGGATTTATTGTTTGCTGATGGCCGTATTCAATTTGTCGCAGCTGCTGAGATTGCCGAATTTATTCGTCTCAATTTGAAACAAATCGGTCAACATACCGTTTCTTGTGAGCCTACAGCTTGGGGTGAGGCTATTGTACCTCAACACCATTGGCAAGAACAGTCAGGAACTGTCTCATCGCTTCGTTTAGATGTCGTTTTAGCGGAGATTTATAACTTACCAAGAGGTAAAGTGTCTCAAGCGATTCAACAACAGCGGGTGAAAGTGAACTGGCGGATTGTGGACAAGCCTGCCTATATGTTACGTGCCGGCGATTACGTGTCCCTAAGAAAGGTTGGCCGCAGTCATTTATCCCGAGTAGGAGAGCCAACGAGAAAAGGACGGCTGCCAATTTCATACGAACTTTTGAAATAA
- a CDS encoding YggT family protein, which yields MLYELFHFLALAIQIYSWIVIIYVLGSWIPPLQSTRFYEVIGRMTEPYLQIFRRFIPPLGMIDISPIVAMFVLIFAQEGIWAIYNSLVGVM from the coding sequence ATGTTATACGAATTGTTCCATTTTCTTGCATTAGCTATACAGATTTATTCTTGGATTGTGATTATATACGTTCTAGGTTCATGGATTCCACCATTGCAATCGACGCGTTTTTATGAAGTGATCGGGCGTATGACCGAGCCTTATCTACAAATATTCCGTCGGTTTATTCCACCTTTGGGTATGATTGATATTTCCCCGATTGTTGCCATGTTCGTCTTGATTTTTGCTCAAGAAGGCATTTGGGCGATATATAATTCTCTTGTGGGCGTCATGTAG
- a CDS encoding cell division protein SepF, with the protein MGLKSTFKRFFYLEDEEELDAQDGYTGNEADAHAASSSTDNVVNLASVKQQQAKVMIVEPDGYDDVQQIADHLKKRTAVVVNFGRISADESKRIIDFLGGTIYVIEGHMQRISGDTILCAPNNIDVDGVIADVSKKVTY; encoded by the coding sequence ATGGGGTTGAAATCCACATTTAAGCGCTTTTTTTATTTGGAAGATGAGGAGGAACTTGACGCGCAGGATGGTTATACGGGAAATGAAGCTGATGCGCATGCCGCAAGCTCATCTACCGATAATGTTGTTAATTTAGCCAGTGTGAAGCAACAGCAGGCTAAAGTTATGATCGTTGAACCTGATGGTTATGATGATGTTCAACAGATCGCGGATCATTTAAAAAAGCGGACAGCGGTTGTTGTGAATTTTGGACGCATTTCTGCTGATGAATCCAAACGCATCATTGACTTTCTCGGTGGGACGATCTATGTAATTGAAGGTCATATGCAACGGATTAGCGGTGATACGATATTATGTGCTCCAAACAACATTGATGTTGACGGGGTGATCGCCGATGTTTCAAAGAAAGTCACATATTAA
- a CDS encoding YggS family pyridoxal phosphate-dependent enzyme, producing the protein MTVKDNLEVIQTHIRKSCAKVGRNPADIHLIGVTKYVGVERTREAIRAGVSHIGENRAPGLHAKQEGLTDNHDTVSWHFIGTLQSRKVKDVIPTVHYIHSLDRLSLAKEIHKRAEQAVNCFVQVNMSGEASKHGLPPKDVQAFLESLTPYTNVKVVGLMTMAPYTHDEEYLRDLFRRLKVLQTAMADAGYEHAPCTELSMGMSNDYQIAVEEGATYIRIGSALVGNEG; encoded by the coding sequence TTGACGGTTAAAGATAATTTAGAAGTTATACAAACGCATATAAGGAAGTCCTGTGCTAAGGTAGGCAGGAATCCTGCTGACATTCATCTCATAGGTGTGACGAAATATGTGGGTGTAGAACGGACCCGGGAAGCGATTCGTGCCGGTGTATCGCATATAGGTGAAAATCGAGCTCCAGGTCTTCATGCTAAGCAAGAAGGCTTGACTGATAATCATGACACGGTCTCTTGGCATTTTATCGGCACGTTGCAATCACGAAAAGTCAAAGATGTTATTCCTACGGTCCACTATATTCATTCGCTTGATCGTCTGTCGTTAGCTAAGGAAATTCATAAGCGAGCGGAGCAGGCAGTGAACTGTTTTGTTCAAGTCAATATGTCTGGTGAAGCTTCTAAGCACGGGTTGCCGCCAAAAGACGTACAAGCATTCCTTGAATCACTAACGCCATATACAAATGTCAAAGTCGTCGGCTTAATGACGATGGCCCCTTATACCCATGACGAAGAATATCTTCGTGATCTATTCCGGCGATTGAAGGTATTACAAACAGCGATGGCTGATGCGGGTTATGAACATGCACCATGTACGGAATTATCAATGGGGATGTCAAACGATTATCAGATTGCTGTTGAGGAAGGAGCAACATACATAAGGATAGGGAGTGCTTTAGTTGGAAATGAAGGTTAA
- the pgeF gene encoding peptidoglycan editing factor PgeF, with translation MREVGPFAVEHERIPVQGDKAIIMGMSHRENGVSRAPFQHLNMGFHVGDDGQDVIVNRQKFAEWLHIPLETWIGAEQVHGNHVVNVGAEDVGRGARSIETAIQGTDGMYTNHTGILLTACFADCVPLYFYHKDDTIVGLAHAGWRGTTSEIAGQIINGFNSKLGIHPKDIHAVIGPSIQSCCYEVDDRVISAVQAIDGLSPERVYQSNQAGKYQMSLQALNRMILEKYGVPSEQIRVSKVCTSCHTDLLYSHRKENGHTGRMLSYIGIVGGE, from the coding sequence ATGCGAGAGGTTGGCCCATTTGCTGTAGAACATGAGCGTATTCCTGTTCAAGGCGATAAGGCCATTATAATGGGAATGAGCCACAGGGAAAATGGCGTGAGCCGCGCACCTTTTCAACATTTGAATATGGGGTTTCACGTTGGTGATGATGGTCAGGATGTTATTGTGAATCGCCAGAAATTTGCTGAATGGCTGCATATACCTCTGGAGACATGGATTGGCGCCGAACAGGTTCATGGTAATCATGTGGTTAACGTTGGCGCGGAAGATGTAGGGCGAGGTGCTCGTTCCATTGAAACAGCCATTCAAGGGACGGATGGCATGTATACAAATCATACGGGCATTTTGTTAACAGCATGTTTTGCCGACTGTGTCCCGCTCTATTTTTATCACAAAGATGATACCATTGTTGGCTTGGCTCATGCTGGATGGCGCGGGACGACGTCCGAAATTGCTGGTCAAATCATCAATGGATTTAACTCAAAGTTAGGGATCCATCCTAAGGACATTCACGCTGTCATTGGTCCATCCATTCAATCGTGCTGTTATGAAGTGGACGATCGTGTTATTTCAGCGGTGCAGGCTATCGATGGTCTTTCTCCTGAAAGAGTTTATCAATCGAATCAAGCAGGTAAATATCAGATGAGTCTTCAAGCATTGAACCGAATGATTTTGGAGAAATATGGGGTCCCATCTGAACAGATTCGTGTTTCTAAAGTTTGCACAAGTTGTCATACTGATTTATTGTATTCACATAGAAAGGAAAACGGACATACAGGCCGTATGTTAAGTTATATCGGGATTGTCGGTGGTGAATGA
- a CDS encoding YlmC/YmxH family sporulation protein, giving the protein MARISEFQSKEVVNVENGKLLGHIGDLDVNMTTGKIESLIIPGAGKMMGLFGRESEVVIPWRNIVRIGDDVILVRFNESEQGNFESLNYQQ; this is encoded by the coding sequence ATGGCGCGGATATCGGAATTCCAATCTAAAGAAGTGGTTAACGTCGAGAATGGTAAATTACTTGGCCACATCGGTGACTTGGATGTCAATATGACAACAGGAAAAATTGAGAGTCTCATCATTCCTGGTGCGGGAAAGATGATGGGGCTATTTGGAAGAGAGAGTGAGGTTGTGATTCCTTGGCGCAATATTGTACGTATCGGTGATGATGTGATTTTAGTTCGATTTAACGAGAGCGAACAGGGGAACTTTGAATCACTCAATTATCAACAATGA
- the sigG gene encoding RNA polymerase sporulation sigma factor SigG gives MARNKVEICGVDTATLPVLKNQQMRELFVQMQEGDETAREQLVSGNLRLVLSVIQRFNNRGEYVDDLFQVGCIGLMKSIDNFDLSQNVKFSTYAVPMIIGEIRRYLRDNNPIRVSRSLRDIAYKALQMKEKLISEQSKEPTAAEIAQHMDVPVEDIVFALDAIQDPVSLFEPIYNDGGDPIYVMDQLSDEKNQDIQWIEEIALREAMTRLNGREKNILSMRFFQGKTQMEVADEIGISQAQVSRLEKTAINEMNKNINP, from the coding sequence ATGGCACGAAATAAGGTTGAAATATGTGGTGTGGATACAGCCACACTACCGGTTTTAAAAAACCAACAAATGCGCGAATTATTCGTACAGATGCAAGAAGGTGATGAGACAGCCAGAGAACAGCTTGTCAGTGGAAATTTGCGGCTTGTATTAAGTGTCATTCAAAGATTTAACAACCGCGGTGAATACGTCGATGATTTGTTCCAAGTCGGATGCATCGGTCTAATGAAATCCATTGATAATTTTGACTTAAGCCAGAATGTTAAATTTTCTACTTATGCTGTACCTATGATTATAGGTGAAATTAGGCGTTATTTACGCGATAATAATCCAATCCGTGTGTCACGTTCGTTGCGAGATATTGCGTACAAAGCGCTGCAAATGAAGGAAAAGCTCATTTCCGAGCAATCAAAAGAACCGACAGCCGCTGAGATCGCTCAACACATGGACGTTCCTGTCGAAGATATTGTCTTTGCCTTAGACGCCATCCAAGATCCGGTTTCATTATTTGAACCGATCTATAACGACGGTGGTGATCCCATTTATGTTATGGATCAATTAAGTGACGAAAAAAATCAAGACATCCAATGGATTGAAGAAATTGCATTAAGAGAGGCTATGACACGGCTGAATGGACGCGAAAAAAATATTTTGTCCATGCGTTTCTTTCAAGGAAAAACACAAATGGAAGTGGCTGATGAAATAGGGATATCTCAAGCTCAAGTTTCACGCTTGGAAAAAACGGCAATCAATGAGATGAATAAAAACATTAATCCATAA